CAAGCAGGTGAAGACCAACACTAATTAATCCATCCAGTACTATTCCAGTGCTGTATGATTATTAGCCGTTAAGTATATAATGTAGGAGTAATCTATTCAATATAATTCCCGATCGCTAGGCCCACCACAACGACAGCGACTCCATCTGTCTGCCGTGGGTTCGCCGGAAAAAAAAAACGAAACCGCGTGCTGCTGACTTGCAATGGTGAGCAGTGCATTGCATCCTGCGCCTGCAACTCACCGTTGATCCTTGCACAAGAAGTTGATCACGATCTCTTCCTCATCTGTCTACACATCATGGAACCTACTgaatactagtagtagtactatttaaTACTCGCTCTCTTTCAAAAAGAAACGATTCTAATCTTTGCAGAAGTTAATTATTCTAAGTTTGACTAAATCTTTTAAAAAATTACTAACGTTTATGATATCCAATATATATAATCAGATTAACCATTAAATATATATGTTCATAGTATAACTACTTGaagtcataaatattaatactaacattttttcctaaaaaaatagTTAGATTAAAGAAACTTGTCTCAATCTATAAACTTAGAAATGCATCGCTTTATGACGATGGTAGTATTCCTTTAATTAATTTCTGACCAAGCTAACTGTAGTTGTAGCCTTCTTTCTTGCACCCTTGTCCAAGAaacaaagtcaaaacaaaagatATAAGGCTAGCTGATGCTTCAGGTAATCAGGTCAAGCAAGCAAGCCaagtctagctagctagctggcctgcaagtatatatatatatatacgaatGGGCCGTAGGCTACTGCAACTGCCATCTAACTCACTCATCAGTCAtcagtcatcatcatcactcaccatCGATAGCCAAGCCAGCTCTTTAATTTGCTTGTTTGCGCCGTGCTACTGCTGAGTGATCCAGATACTAACATAGTTGAAGGCTCAACAAGTCATGGGCTGCTTGCTCCGCCGTCTGTTCCCCTTCCTGGTCGGCACCGCCGTCGGGGTGTACGCGGCGCAGAACTACAAGGTGCCCAACATCCGCCACCTCGCCGACCGCGGCGCCGAGGCCGCCAGGCGCTACGAGGAGGCCTACCGCAAGAAGCCTGCCGCTGCCATGGACGCCGCACGTGACGggagcggcgccggcgccggcggcagaaggaagaaggaagaaggtggTCCAGGTGGACATTGACGACGATGAAGAGTAACCACAGGTGTGATCGATCGGTATGTGCATGCATGCGCCTGCATGCCTGAGGGTGCATGTTGTTAATTAGTTACAGTGTTGTACTTGTAGTGTCTGTATGCTACCGCTGCATACAGTGTACGTGGGGATATTTATTATGTCGCTTTAGGTTACCTTGATTTACCGTGTACTACAATTCTACAATATGGCTATCGCTTTGATGTCAATTACTGAATAACTCAAGATTGTCGAATTAAACTCAGAGTTAccctcattccaaattataagttgttttctaAATAAATAGTTCGAAATAACTACGGCCCGGACGTCCAGCCCTAGGCCCACGTCCAGACGCAACTCCGCCACACCCTGTCCCGTCCCCCGCGTAACAGAGCGTCCGCCACCCTGCGTAACAGGGGAGCCCGTCCGCTCGCCATGCCCGTAGGGGTCTCAACTTCGTCACGCCCGTCTCACCCTGGGCGTTCGGTAttaccgaaccgatcggttcggtacTTCGGTTCCTATGGCAATTCGGTTCCTTGAAAAACTGGTACCGATTGGTTCCTTCAAAAAATCAGTACCGAGGAAATTCGGTATCGATATTTTCGGTTTCGGTTTTTACCGAAAAGAACCAAATAGATTACACAGGAGGGAGGACAAGCACCCAGGCAGCCCGTAGCCGCTGTTCCGTCACCCA
This DNA window, taken from Miscanthus floridulus cultivar M001 chromosome 13, ASM1932011v1, whole genome shotgun sequence, encodes the following:
- the LOC136499143 gene encoding uncharacterized protein, with the protein product MGCLLRRLFPFLVGTAVGVYAAQNYKVPNIRHLADRGAEAARRYEEAYRKKPAAAAGAGTTSGGSRKKKAAAVQVDMDDDEE